The DNA window CGATTAATTCAACAATTAAATTTCTTCTTTCATCTTTAAGCAAAAATATTCCTCCCACTTTTATAGTACATTATATTGTTAAAAAAGTTTAAAAAAGTTTAAAAAAGTTTAAAAGGTAGTAAGATATTATTGAGTAGAAAGAAATGAGGATAATAAATGAAAACTAGTTTAAAAATGCAATTATTAAAAGCTAAAAAAGAAGGATATGCTTTGGCAGCTTTTAATTTTGACAATCTTGAAATGATGAAAGCAATTATTGAAGCAGCTGAAGAAGAAAACTCTCCTGTAGTTTTAATGGTAACTGAAAGTGCTGCTAAATATATGGGTTTAGATTATGTTTTTGCTTTAACCTTAACAGCTGTCAATAATGCCAAGGTCCCTATTGTTTTACACTGAGATCATGGCTTTGATATTAGTTTAATTAAAAAAGCAATTGACCATGGTTTTTCTAGCGTAATGTTAGATTCATCTTTAAAACCCTTTGATGAAAATATCAAAGAAACGTTAGAAGTTGTTAATTATGCCAAAAATAAGGGAGTTGAAGTAGAATCAGAAATTGGTCACGTTGGAGGAAAAGAAGATGATAGAAACTCAAAAGCAAATGGTTATACTAATGTTAATCAAGCAATTGAATTTAATAATCTAACAAAAATCGATGCTTTGGCAATTGCAATTGGAACAAGTCATGGTTTATTTAAAGGTGAAGTTAAACTACAATTTGATTTATTAAAAGAAATTGCAGCAAAAATTAAAACTCCATTAGTTTTACATGGTTCAAGTCAAGTACCTTTGAAGGATTTACAACAAGCTATAAAATTAGGAATTACAAAAATTAATATTGGAACTGATTTAAAAATTGCTTGTTCAAACGCATTAAGACAATGATTTAATGAAAATCCTAATGATTTTGATGCAAGAAAATATGGTAGATTTGCAATTGAAGCAATTAAAAAAGAAGCAATTAAAAAAATTAGAGCATTTGGTTCTAGCAATAAAGTTTAAATATATAGATATATTTCATAAGTAAAAAAAAAAAAAAAAACATATTTTGCATTTAGTATCATTTGCAGAATATGTTTTTTATTTAATTTAATAATAGTATTTGTTTATTAATTAGTTGAGCTATCTTATCTTAAACAAATTTAACTAATTCCTTGTTTCCAAGTGCTTTTGTTGACATAGTAATTTCTTTTAAATCAATATGGAAATTTAAATAACCATATCTAAAAGTTAATACTTTATGATTCATTGATTGATTTTTATCATTTCATTTTATATTAATTCCAATTTTTTCATTTGCTGATCAATCAAAAATTGTATCTTTTCTTTCTGAAGGTGATGTTGAATCTAATGCAGCAAATACCATGAAATAGTTTGAATTGTCTAAAATATTTCCTTTATCAAATAATTTAGCCTTACTTTGTTTGTAAAATTCTGTATTACTTAATGAGAAAGCATCACGGAAATGAACTTGTGAGTTTTTATCTTTAGCTTTATCATTTGGAAATCTACTAGTCATTTCTTTTGTTAATTCTGAAGCTTTTAATGCAACTAAGAAATCATCTTGTGAATTATGTTCTGGGTATTTATAACCATGATAAACTCCAAAAACTTCATGTCAAGCTTTCAAACTATCTACAGTAAATTCAGACATTTTGTCTAAAATCTGTGCATCAGTTTCATCAAGACCAACAAAATAATTTATAGCTATTCTAAAATCAGGTAATTTATGAATATAAGCACCTTTACCTAAATTAATTGATAATCCAGTTAAATTAACTCACCCTAAAGCTGTAGAACTTTTAAATTCTTTTGTATCTTTAACTTTATTTTCTATATCTATATTATTTCTAGTTAAGAATTCATCTTTATTTAAGTCGAAATTTTGCTTTCATTTTTTTAAATTTGCTGTTTTAAAATAATTAGTTGCTAAATTATTTTTTGTTTCTGATTTACTTGGATCATTTCTAAAAACAGTATCTAAAAGAATTCTTCCATCATCATCGTCATAATTATATTTTATAGATTCACTATCATTATAATTTTTTCATTGATTTACTGTATAAGACATTGAGTGTCTTTGCATTTCTGAAGATTTAAAAATTAAGTCTCCCTCAAATGAAAGTGGTAATGTATTTCCTACTTTATCAAAATAATTTACTTTAATAAAATCAATTATAGAGCTTTTAAAACCATTTGTTGCTGAATCAGCTTCATAATACTTTTTAATTTCTTTGTCTAATCTTCCAAAACCATCAGATGATTTTTTGCTTCCTTTAATATCATTTCAATTTAAATTTGTATGTTTTCTATCCTCTGATTTACTAGATAAAAAATAATCCTTAGCAATATTTTTATAAAATTCATCACTTGCTTTTTTTAGAGAATTACTATTTGTTGAAGTATATTTAAAATTATCATCAATAGTGAAACTTTCAACTTCATTT is part of the Spiroplasma cantharicola genome and encodes:
- a CDS encoding lipoprotein, with amino-acid sequence MKKLLSLLGTISLVATSSATVVACGGSGTTDPITGPGVDYEAIIKKLKSEVDEIFTKHLNDNVYKNLIGLPDTEKQYQFLNQTKIIENTGNKASELDPYDLILLEKDIYKVLELDQLKTDLNKLKNVTEYKVILNDVNDLFKNIVFDWSSLEILSHLSNDGDKLYLGNVIVNYKIEIQYKGENEVESFTIDDNFKYTSTNSNSLKKASDEFYKNIAKDYFLSSKSEDRKHTNLNWNDIKGSKKSSDGFGRLDKEIKKYYEADSATNGFKSSIIDFIKVNYFDKVGNTLPLSFEGDLIFKSSEMQRHSMSYTVNQWKNYNDSESIKYNYDDDDGRILLDTVFRNDPSKSETKNNLATNYFKTANLKKWKQNFDLNKDEFLTRNNIDIENKVKDTKEFKSSTALGWVNLTGLSINLGKGAYIHKLPDFRIAINYFVGLDETDAQILDKMSEFTVDSLKAWHEVFGVYHGYKYPEHNSQDDFLVALKASELTKEMTSRFPNDKAKDKNSQVHFRDAFSLSNTEFYKQSKAKLFDKGNILDNSNYFMVFAALDSTSPSERKDTIFDWSANEKIGINIKWNDKNQSMNHKVLTFRYGYLNFHIDLKEITMSTKALGNKELVKFV
- a CDS encoding class II fructose-bisphosphate aldolase; translation: MKTSLKMQLLKAKKEGYALAAFNFDNLEMMKAIIEAAEEENSPVVLMVTESAAKYMGLDYVFALTLTAVNNAKVPIVLHWDHGFDISLIKKAIDHGFSSVMLDSSLKPFDENIKETLEVVNYAKNKGVEVESEIGHVGGKEDDRNSKANGYTNVNQAIEFNNLTKIDALAIAIGTSHGLFKGEVKLQFDLLKEIAAKIKTPLVLHGSSQVPLKDLQQAIKLGITKINIGTDLKIACSNALRQWFNENPNDFDARKYGRFAIEAIKKEAIKKIRAFGSSNKV